A window of Gammaproteobacteria bacterium contains these coding sequences:
- the lpxA gene encoding acyl-ACP--UDP-N-acetylglucosamine O-acyltransferase: protein MINNISPQAIVSDQARVASSVTVGPWSWIGPDVEIGENCIIGPHVVIKGPTKIGPNNRFYQFCSIGEDCQDLKYAGEKTFLEIGAGNTFREFVSVHRGTAQDHALTKIGDHNLFITGSHVAHDCVIGNHCIIGHHVGLAGHVFIDDYAILGGYVAVHQFCQIGAHTFLGGNVALVKDLPPFMLAALDGGETKVVGINAVGLRRRGFTEEDILMLKRAYKVLYRQELTIDAAVAELQVLAKANAHVQLLIDFVSKATRGILR from the coding sequence ATGATCAATAATATAAGTCCGCAAGCGATTGTTTCTGATCAAGCAAGGGTTGCATCCTCTGTGACTGTCGGGCCGTGGAGTTGGATTGGTCCAGACGTAGAAATCGGTGAAAACTGCATTATTGGCCCACATGTAGTCATCAAAGGCCCAACAAAAATTGGACCGAATAATCGGTTTTATCAGTTTTGTTCCATTGGCGAAGATTGCCAAGATTTAAAATATGCGGGCGAAAAAACTTTTTTGGAAATTGGCGCAGGCAATACGTTTCGAGAATTTGTGTCGGTGCATCGAGGCACAGCGCAAGATCATGCGCTCACTAAAATTGGCGACCATAATTTATTTATTACAGGTTCGCATGTGGCGCATGATTGTGTTATTGGCAATCATTGTATTATTGGCCATCATGTTGGCTTAGCCGGTCATGTATTTATTGATGATTATGCGATTCTGGGTGGCTATGTGGCAGTGCATCAATTTTGTCAAATTGGCGCGCATACTTTTTTAGGCGGTAATGTTGCGTTAGTGAAAGATTTGCCTCCTTTTATGTTAGCTGCGCTGGATGGCGGTGAGACTAAAGTGGTGGGCATTAATGCGGTTGGGTTACGTAGGCGCGGTTTTACTGAAGAAGATATCTTGATGTTAAAGCGCGCGTATAAAGTGCTTTATCGACAAGAGCTGACGATTGATGCTGCTGTGGCCGAGCTTCAAGTATTAGCAAAAGCGAATGCTCATGTTCAGTTGTTGATTGATTTTGTCAGCAAAGCTACGCGTGGCATTTTGCGTTAG
- the fabZ gene encoding 3-hydroxyacyl-ACP dehydratase FabZ: MSDHTDKKSIDIQKIMQLIPHRYPFLLVDRVLDYVPSVRLTAIKNVTANEPFFTGHFPGRPVMPGVLMLEAIAQAGAILFFQTHIDLGKPDDGLMLFAGVDNARFKKIVQPGDQLRIEVEVLKIRTPIWRIQGKVFVEDKLVCSAEILSAQ; this comes from the coding sequence GTGAGTGACCATACAGATAAGAAAAGCATTGATATTCAAAAAATTATGCAATTAATCCCGCATCGTTATCCATTTCTTTTGGTGGATCGCGTGCTTGATTATGTGCCCTCAGTGCGGCTGACGGCGATTAAAAATGTCACGGCGAATGAGCCATTTTTTACAGGCCATTTTCCTGGACGGCCAGTAATGCCTGGCGTGTTAATGTTAGAGGCAATTGCTCAAGCAGGTGCGATTTTATTTTTTCAAACCCATATTGATTTAGGCAAGCCTGATGATGGCTTGATGCTTTTTGCAGGTGTCGATAACGCCCGTTTCAAGAAAATTGTGCAGCCTGGCGATCAATTACGGATTGAAGTTGAAGTGCTTAAAATCAGAACGCCGATCTGGCGTATTCAGGGTAAAGTCTTTGTTGAAGATAAATTGGTTTGTTCAGCCGAAATTTTGAGTGCGCAATAA